Proteins encoded by one window of Chaetodon trifascialis isolate fChaTrf1 chromosome 15, fChaTrf1.hap1, whole genome shotgun sequence:
- the elavl3 gene encoding ELAV-like protein 3 isoform X17, with protein MVTQIISTMETQVSNGPSGTSLPNGPVISTNGSTDDSKTNLIVNYLPQNMTQEEFKSLFGSIGEIESCKLVRDKITGQSLGYGFVNYVDPNDADKAINTLNGLKLQTKTIKVSYARPSSASIRDANLYVSGLPKTMSQKDMEQLFSQYGRIITSRILVDQVTAGISRGVGFIRFDKRNEAEEAIKGLNGQKPLGAAEPITVKFANNPSQKTGQALLTQLYQTAARRYTGPLHHQTQRFSSPTLFPRFSPITIDSMTSLAGVNLTGPTGAGWCIFVYNLSPEADESVLWQLFGPFGAVTNVKVIRDFTTNKCKGFGFVTMTNYDEAAMAIASLNGYRLGDRVLQVSFKTSKQHKA; from the exons ATGGTTACT cagataaTCAGCACCATGGAAACCCAGGTGTCCAACGGTCCAAGCGGAACAAGTCTGCCTAACGGTCCAGTCATTAGCACCAATGGCTCCACAGACGACAGCAAAACCAACCTGATCGTCAACTATCTGCCTCAGAACATGACCCAGGAAGAGTTCAAAAGTTTGTTCGGTAGCATCGGAGAGATTGAGTCTTGCAAGCTAGTCAGAGACAAGATAACAG GTCAGAGTTTGGGATATGGCTTTGTAAACTATGTGGATCCAAATGATGCAGATAAGGCCATCAACACACTCAATGGTCTCAAACTGCAGACTAAAACAATCAAG GTATCATACGCCCGGCCAAGCTCGGCTTCTATTCGTGATGCCAACCTTTACGTAAGCGGACTCCCCAAAACCATGAGCCAGAAGGACATGGAACAGCTGTTTTCCCAATACGGTCGAATCATCACGTCCCGCATACTAGTGGACCAAGTCACAG CAGGCATATCACGGGGAGTGGGCTTCATCCGGTTTGACAAGCGAAACGAAGCAGAGGAGGCCATCAAGGGACTGAACGGACAGAAGCCTTTGGGTGCCGCCGAGCCCATCACTGTCAAGTTCGCCAACAACCCCAGCCAGAAGACAGGCCAGGCCTTACTGACTCAGCTGTACCAGACTGCTGCCCGCCGCTACACGGGGCCCCTGCACCACCAGACTCAGCGCTTCAG TTCTCCTACTCTCTTCCCCAGATTCTCCCCCATCACCATTGACAGCATGACTAGCCTGGCCGGAGTCAACCTTACTGGTCCAACTGGAGCCGGTTGGTGCATCTTTGTATACAACCTGTCTCCCGAGGCGGACGAAAGCGTCCTGTGGCAGCTCTTCGGGCCCTTCGGCGCCGTCACCAACGTCAAGGTCATCCGTGACTTCACCACCAATAAATGTAAGGGCTTTGGCTTTGTCACCATGACCAACTACGACGAAGCCGCCATGGCTATCGCTAGCCTTAATGGCTATCGCCTGGGTGACCGCGTGCTGCAGGTTTCCTTCAAGACCAGCAAGCAGCACAAGGCctga
- the elavl3 gene encoding ELAV-like protein 3 isoform X4 has protein sequence MVTIISTMETQVSNGPSGTSLPNGPVISTNGSTDDSKTNLIVNYLPQNMTQEEFKSLFGSIGEIESCKLVRDKITGQSLGYGFVNYVDPNDADKAINTLNGLKLQTKTIKVSYARPSSASIRDANLYVSGLPKTMSQKDMEQLFSQYGRIITSRILVDQVTGISRGVGFIRFDKRNEAEEAIKGLNGQKPLGAAEPITVKFANNPSQKTGQALLTQLYQTAARRYTGPLHHQTQRFSMIPSLGKGPDPNNSSKPILDNLLNASYGVKSSPTLFPRFSPITIDSMTSLAGVNLTGPTGAGWCIFVYNLSPEADESVLWQLFGPFGAVTNVKVIRDFTTNKCKGFGFVTMTNYDEAAMAIASLNGYRLGDRVLQVSFKTSKQHKA, from the exons ATGGTTACT ataaTCAGCACCATGGAAACCCAGGTGTCCAACGGTCCAAGCGGAACAAGTCTGCCTAACGGTCCAGTCATTAGCACCAATGGCTCCACAGACGACAGCAAAACCAACCTGATCGTCAACTATCTGCCTCAGAACATGACCCAGGAAGAGTTCAAAAGTTTGTTCGGTAGCATCGGAGAGATTGAGTCTTGCAAGCTAGTCAGAGACAAGATAACAG GTCAGAGTTTGGGATATGGCTTTGTAAACTATGTGGATCCAAATGATGCAGATAAGGCCATCAACACACTCAATGGTCTCAAACTGCAGACTAAAACAATCAAG GTATCATACGCCCGGCCAAGCTCGGCTTCTATTCGTGATGCCAACCTTTACGTAAGCGGACTCCCCAAAACCATGAGCCAGAAGGACATGGAACAGCTGTTTTCCCAATACGGTCGAATCATCACGTCCCGCATACTAGTGGACCAAGTCACAG GCATATCACGGGGAGTGGGCTTCATCCGGTTTGACAAGCGAAACGAAGCAGAGGAGGCCATCAAGGGACTGAACGGACAGAAGCCTTTGGGTGCCGCCGAGCCCATCACTGTCAAGTTCGCCAACAACCCCAGCCAGAAGACAGGCCAGGCCTTACTGACTCAGCTGTACCAGACTGCTGCCCGCCGCTACACGGGGCCCCTGCACCACCAGACTCAGCGCTTCAG CATGATCCCTTCACTTGGAAAGGGACCAGATCCAAATAACAGCTCAAAACCAAT ACTCGACAATTTACTAAACGCCAGCTACGGAGTCAAGAG TTCTCCTACTCTCTTCCCCAGATTCTCCCCCATCACCATTGACAGCATGACTAGCCTGGCCGGAGTCAACCTTACTGGTCCAACTGGAGCCGGTTGGTGCATCTTTGTATACAACCTGTCTCCCGAGGCGGACGAAAGCGTCCTGTGGCAGCTCTTCGGGCCCTTCGGCGCCGTCACCAACGTCAAGGTCATCCGTGACTTCACCACCAATAAATGTAAGGGCTTTGGCTTTGTCACCATGACCAACTACGACGAAGCCGCCATGGCTATCGCTAGCCTTAATGGCTATCGCCTGGGTGACCGCGTGCTGCAGGTTTCCTTCAAGACCAGCAAGCAGCACAAGGCctga
- the elavl3 gene encoding ELAV-like protein 3 isoform X22, translated as MVTIISTMETQVSNGPSGTSLPNGPVISTNGSTDDSKTNLIVNYLPQNMTQEEFKSLFGSIGEIESCKLVRDKITGQSLGYGFVNYVDPNDADKAINTLNGLKLQTKTIKVSYARPSSASIRDANLYVSGLPKTMSQKDMEQLFSQYGRIITSRILVDQVTAGISRGVGFIRFDKRNEAEEAIKGLNGQKPLGAAEPITVKFANNPSQKTGQALLTQLYQTAARRYTGPLHHQTQRFRFSPITIDSMTSLAGVNLTGPTGAGWCIFVYNLSPEADESVLWQLFGPFGAVTNVKVIRDFTTNKCKGFGFVTMTNYDEAAMAIASLNGYRLGDRVLQVSFKTSKQHKA; from the exons ATGGTTACT ataaTCAGCACCATGGAAACCCAGGTGTCCAACGGTCCAAGCGGAACAAGTCTGCCTAACGGTCCAGTCATTAGCACCAATGGCTCCACAGACGACAGCAAAACCAACCTGATCGTCAACTATCTGCCTCAGAACATGACCCAGGAAGAGTTCAAAAGTTTGTTCGGTAGCATCGGAGAGATTGAGTCTTGCAAGCTAGTCAGAGACAAGATAACAG GTCAGAGTTTGGGATATGGCTTTGTAAACTATGTGGATCCAAATGATGCAGATAAGGCCATCAACACACTCAATGGTCTCAAACTGCAGACTAAAACAATCAAG GTATCATACGCCCGGCCAAGCTCGGCTTCTATTCGTGATGCCAACCTTTACGTAAGCGGACTCCCCAAAACCATGAGCCAGAAGGACATGGAACAGCTGTTTTCCCAATACGGTCGAATCATCACGTCCCGCATACTAGTGGACCAAGTCACAG CAGGCATATCACGGGGAGTGGGCTTCATCCGGTTTGACAAGCGAAACGAAGCAGAGGAGGCCATCAAGGGACTGAACGGACAGAAGCCTTTGGGTGCCGCCGAGCCCATCACTGTCAAGTTCGCCAACAACCCCAGCCAGAAGACAGGCCAGGCCTTACTGACTCAGCTGTACCAGACTGCTGCCCGCCGCTACACGGGGCCCCTGCACCACCAGACTCAGCGCTTCAG ATTCTCCCCCATCACCATTGACAGCATGACTAGCCTGGCCGGAGTCAACCTTACTGGTCCAACTGGAGCCGGTTGGTGCATCTTTGTATACAACCTGTCTCCCGAGGCGGACGAAAGCGTCCTGTGGCAGCTCTTCGGGCCCTTCGGCGCCGTCACCAACGTCAAGGTCATCCGTGACTTCACCACCAATAAATGTAAGGGCTTTGGCTTTGTCACCATGACCAACTACGACGAAGCCGCCATGGCTATCGCTAGCCTTAATGGCTATCGCCTGGGTGACCGCGTGCTGCAGGTTTCCTTCAAGACCAGCAAGCAGCACAAGGCctga
- the elavl3 gene encoding ELAV-like protein 3 isoform X6, whose amino-acid sequence MVTIISTMETQVSNGPSGTSLPNGPVISTNGSTDDSKTNLIVNYLPQNMTQEEFKSLFGSIGEIESCKLVRDKITGQSLGYGFVNYVDPNDADKAINTLNGLKLQTKTIKVSYARPSSASIRDANLYVSGLPKTMSQKDMEQLFSQYGRIITSRILVDQVTAGISRGVGFIRFDKRNEAEEAIKGLNGQKPLGAAEPITVKFANNPSQKTGQALLTQLYQTAARRYTGPLHHQTQRFSMIPSLGKGPDPNNSSKPILDNLLNASYGVKRFSPITIDSMTSLAGVNLTGPTGAGWCIFVYNLSPEADESVLWQLFGPFGAVTNVKVIRDFTTNKCKGFGFVTMTNYDEAAMAIASLNGYRLGDRVLQVSFKTSKQHKA is encoded by the exons ATGGTTACT ataaTCAGCACCATGGAAACCCAGGTGTCCAACGGTCCAAGCGGAACAAGTCTGCCTAACGGTCCAGTCATTAGCACCAATGGCTCCACAGACGACAGCAAAACCAACCTGATCGTCAACTATCTGCCTCAGAACATGACCCAGGAAGAGTTCAAAAGTTTGTTCGGTAGCATCGGAGAGATTGAGTCTTGCAAGCTAGTCAGAGACAAGATAACAG GTCAGAGTTTGGGATATGGCTTTGTAAACTATGTGGATCCAAATGATGCAGATAAGGCCATCAACACACTCAATGGTCTCAAACTGCAGACTAAAACAATCAAG GTATCATACGCCCGGCCAAGCTCGGCTTCTATTCGTGATGCCAACCTTTACGTAAGCGGACTCCCCAAAACCATGAGCCAGAAGGACATGGAACAGCTGTTTTCCCAATACGGTCGAATCATCACGTCCCGCATACTAGTGGACCAAGTCACAG CAGGCATATCACGGGGAGTGGGCTTCATCCGGTTTGACAAGCGAAACGAAGCAGAGGAGGCCATCAAGGGACTGAACGGACAGAAGCCTTTGGGTGCCGCCGAGCCCATCACTGTCAAGTTCGCCAACAACCCCAGCCAGAAGACAGGCCAGGCCTTACTGACTCAGCTGTACCAGACTGCTGCCCGCCGCTACACGGGGCCCCTGCACCACCAGACTCAGCGCTTCAG CATGATCCCTTCACTTGGAAAGGGACCAGATCCAAATAACAGCTCAAAACCAAT ACTCGACAATTTACTAAACGCCAGCTACGGAGTCAAGAG ATTCTCCCCCATCACCATTGACAGCATGACTAGCCTGGCCGGAGTCAACCTTACTGGTCCAACTGGAGCCGGTTGGTGCATCTTTGTATACAACCTGTCTCCCGAGGCGGACGAAAGCGTCCTGTGGCAGCTCTTCGGGCCCTTCGGCGCCGTCACCAACGTCAAGGTCATCCGTGACTTCACCACCAATAAATGTAAGGGCTTTGGCTTTGTCACCATGACCAACTACGACGAAGCCGCCATGGCTATCGCTAGCCTTAATGGCTATCGCCTGGGTGACCGCGTGCTGCAGGTTTCCTTCAAGACCAGCAAGCAGCACAAGGCctga
- the elavl3 gene encoding ELAV-like protein 3 isoform X19, whose amino-acid sequence MVTIISTMETQVSNGPSGTSLPNGPVISTNGSTDDSKTNLIVNYLPQNMTQEEFKSLFGSIGEIESCKLVRDKITGQSLGYGFVNYVDPNDADKAINTLNGLKLQTKTIKVSYARPSSASIRDANLYVSGLPKTMSQKDMEQLFSQYGRIITSRILVDQVTGISRGVGFIRFDKRNEAEEAIKGLNGQKPLGAAEPITVKFANNPSQKTGQALLTQLYQTAARRYTGPLHHQTQRFSSPTLFPRFSPITIDSMTSLAGVNLTGPTGAGWCIFVYNLSPEADESVLWQLFGPFGAVTNVKVIRDFTTNKCKGFGFVTMTNYDEAAMAIASLNGYRLGDRVLQVSFKTSKQHKA is encoded by the exons ATGGTTACT ataaTCAGCACCATGGAAACCCAGGTGTCCAACGGTCCAAGCGGAACAAGTCTGCCTAACGGTCCAGTCATTAGCACCAATGGCTCCACAGACGACAGCAAAACCAACCTGATCGTCAACTATCTGCCTCAGAACATGACCCAGGAAGAGTTCAAAAGTTTGTTCGGTAGCATCGGAGAGATTGAGTCTTGCAAGCTAGTCAGAGACAAGATAACAG GTCAGAGTTTGGGATATGGCTTTGTAAACTATGTGGATCCAAATGATGCAGATAAGGCCATCAACACACTCAATGGTCTCAAACTGCAGACTAAAACAATCAAG GTATCATACGCCCGGCCAAGCTCGGCTTCTATTCGTGATGCCAACCTTTACGTAAGCGGACTCCCCAAAACCATGAGCCAGAAGGACATGGAACAGCTGTTTTCCCAATACGGTCGAATCATCACGTCCCGCATACTAGTGGACCAAGTCACAG GCATATCACGGGGAGTGGGCTTCATCCGGTTTGACAAGCGAAACGAAGCAGAGGAGGCCATCAAGGGACTGAACGGACAGAAGCCTTTGGGTGCCGCCGAGCCCATCACTGTCAAGTTCGCCAACAACCCCAGCCAGAAGACAGGCCAGGCCTTACTGACTCAGCTGTACCAGACTGCTGCCCGCCGCTACACGGGGCCCCTGCACCACCAGACTCAGCGCTTCAG TTCTCCTACTCTCTTCCCCAGATTCTCCCCCATCACCATTGACAGCATGACTAGCCTGGCCGGAGTCAACCTTACTGGTCCAACTGGAGCCGGTTGGTGCATCTTTGTATACAACCTGTCTCCCGAGGCGGACGAAAGCGTCCTGTGGCAGCTCTTCGGGCCCTTCGGCGCCGTCACCAACGTCAAGGTCATCCGTGACTTCACCACCAATAAATGTAAGGGCTTTGGCTTTGTCACCATGACCAACTACGACGAAGCCGCCATGGCTATCGCTAGCCTTAATGGCTATCGCCTGGGTGACCGCGTGCTGCAGGTTTCCTTCAAGACCAGCAAGCAGCACAAGGCctga
- the elavl3 gene encoding ELAV-like protein 3 isoform X12 → MVTIISTMETQVSNGPSGTSLPNGPVISTNGSTDDSKTNLIVNYLPQNMTQEEFKSLFGSIGEIESCKLVRDKITGQSLGYGFVNYVDPNDADKAINTLNGLKLQTKTIKVSYARPSSASIRDANLYVSGLPKTMSQKDMEQLFSQYGRIITSRILVDQVTGISRGVGFIRFDKRNEAEEAIKGLNGQKPLGAAEPITVKFANNPSQKTGQALLTQLYQTAARRYTGPLHHQTQRFRLDNLLNASYGVKSSPTLFPRFSPITIDSMTSLAGVNLTGPTGAGWCIFVYNLSPEADESVLWQLFGPFGAVTNVKVIRDFTTNKCKGFGFVTMTNYDEAAMAIASLNGYRLGDRVLQVSFKTSKQHKA, encoded by the exons ATGGTTACT ataaTCAGCACCATGGAAACCCAGGTGTCCAACGGTCCAAGCGGAACAAGTCTGCCTAACGGTCCAGTCATTAGCACCAATGGCTCCACAGACGACAGCAAAACCAACCTGATCGTCAACTATCTGCCTCAGAACATGACCCAGGAAGAGTTCAAAAGTTTGTTCGGTAGCATCGGAGAGATTGAGTCTTGCAAGCTAGTCAGAGACAAGATAACAG GTCAGAGTTTGGGATATGGCTTTGTAAACTATGTGGATCCAAATGATGCAGATAAGGCCATCAACACACTCAATGGTCTCAAACTGCAGACTAAAACAATCAAG GTATCATACGCCCGGCCAAGCTCGGCTTCTATTCGTGATGCCAACCTTTACGTAAGCGGACTCCCCAAAACCATGAGCCAGAAGGACATGGAACAGCTGTTTTCCCAATACGGTCGAATCATCACGTCCCGCATACTAGTGGACCAAGTCACAG GCATATCACGGGGAGTGGGCTTCATCCGGTTTGACAAGCGAAACGAAGCAGAGGAGGCCATCAAGGGACTGAACGGACAGAAGCCTTTGGGTGCCGCCGAGCCCATCACTGTCAAGTTCGCCAACAACCCCAGCCAGAAGACAGGCCAGGCCTTACTGACTCAGCTGTACCAGACTGCTGCCCGCCGCTACACGGGGCCCCTGCACCACCAGACTCAGCGCTTCAG ACTCGACAATTTACTAAACGCCAGCTACGGAGTCAAGAG TTCTCCTACTCTCTTCCCCAGATTCTCCCCCATCACCATTGACAGCATGACTAGCCTGGCCGGAGTCAACCTTACTGGTCCAACTGGAGCCGGTTGGTGCATCTTTGTATACAACCTGTCTCCCGAGGCGGACGAAAGCGTCCTGTGGCAGCTCTTCGGGCCCTTCGGCGCCGTCACCAACGTCAAGGTCATCCGTGACTTCACCACCAATAAATGTAAGGGCTTTGGCTTTGTCACCATGACCAACTACGACGAAGCCGCCATGGCTATCGCTAGCCTTAATGGCTATCGCCTGGGTGACCGCGTGCTGCAGGTTTCCTTCAAGACCAGCAAGCAGCACAAGGCctga
- the elavl3 gene encoding ELAV-like protein 3 isoform X10: protein MVTIISTMETQVSNGPSGTSLPNGPVISTNGSTDDSKTNLIVNYLPQNMTQEEFKSLFGSIGEIESCKLVRDKITGQSLGYGFVNYVDPNDADKAINTLNGLKLQTKTIKVSYARPSSASIRDANLYVSGLPKTMSQKDMEQLFSQYGRIITSRILVDQVTAGISRGVGFIRFDKRNEAEEAIKGLNGQKPLGAAEPITVKFANNPSQKTGQALLTQLYQTAARRYTGPLHHQTQRFRLDNLLNASYGVKSSPTLFPRFSPITIDSMTSLAGVNLTGPTGAGWCIFVYNLSPEADESVLWQLFGPFGAVTNVKVIRDFTTNKCKGFGFVTMTNYDEAAMAIASLNGYRLGDRVLQVSFKTSKQHKA, encoded by the exons ATGGTTACT ataaTCAGCACCATGGAAACCCAGGTGTCCAACGGTCCAAGCGGAACAAGTCTGCCTAACGGTCCAGTCATTAGCACCAATGGCTCCACAGACGACAGCAAAACCAACCTGATCGTCAACTATCTGCCTCAGAACATGACCCAGGAAGAGTTCAAAAGTTTGTTCGGTAGCATCGGAGAGATTGAGTCTTGCAAGCTAGTCAGAGACAAGATAACAG GTCAGAGTTTGGGATATGGCTTTGTAAACTATGTGGATCCAAATGATGCAGATAAGGCCATCAACACACTCAATGGTCTCAAACTGCAGACTAAAACAATCAAG GTATCATACGCCCGGCCAAGCTCGGCTTCTATTCGTGATGCCAACCTTTACGTAAGCGGACTCCCCAAAACCATGAGCCAGAAGGACATGGAACAGCTGTTTTCCCAATACGGTCGAATCATCACGTCCCGCATACTAGTGGACCAAGTCACAG CAGGCATATCACGGGGAGTGGGCTTCATCCGGTTTGACAAGCGAAACGAAGCAGAGGAGGCCATCAAGGGACTGAACGGACAGAAGCCTTTGGGTGCCGCCGAGCCCATCACTGTCAAGTTCGCCAACAACCCCAGCCAGAAGACAGGCCAGGCCTTACTGACTCAGCTGTACCAGACTGCTGCCCGCCGCTACACGGGGCCCCTGCACCACCAGACTCAGCGCTTCAG ACTCGACAATTTACTAAACGCCAGCTACGGAGTCAAGAG TTCTCCTACTCTCTTCCCCAGATTCTCCCCCATCACCATTGACAGCATGACTAGCCTGGCCGGAGTCAACCTTACTGGTCCAACTGGAGCCGGTTGGTGCATCTTTGTATACAACCTGTCTCCCGAGGCGGACGAAAGCGTCCTGTGGCAGCTCTTCGGGCCCTTCGGCGCCGTCACCAACGTCAAGGTCATCCGTGACTTCACCACCAATAAATGTAAGGGCTTTGGCTTTGTCACCATGACCAACTACGACGAAGCCGCCATGGCTATCGCTAGCCTTAATGGCTATCGCCTGGGTGACCGCGTGCTGCAGGTTTCCTTCAAGACCAGCAAGCAGCACAAGGCctga
- the elavl3 gene encoding ELAV-like protein 3 isoform X9 — MVTQIISTMETQVSNGPSGTSLPNGPVISTNGSTDDSKTNLIVNYLPQNMTQEEFKSLFGSIGEIESCKLVRDKITGQSLGYGFVNYVDPNDADKAINTLNGLKLQTKTIKVSYARPSSASIRDANLYVSGLPKTMSQKDMEQLFSQYGRIITSRILVDQVTAGISRGVGFIRFDKRNEAEEAIKGLNGQKPLGAAEPITVKFANNPSQKTGQALLTQLYQTAARRYTGPLHHQTQRFRLDNLLNASYGVKSSPTLFPRFSPITIDSMTSLAGVNLTGPTGAGWCIFVYNLSPEADESVLWQLFGPFGAVTNVKVIRDFTTNKCKGFGFVTMTNYDEAAMAIASLNGYRLGDRVLQVSFKTSKQHKA; from the exons ATGGTTACT cagataaTCAGCACCATGGAAACCCAGGTGTCCAACGGTCCAAGCGGAACAAGTCTGCCTAACGGTCCAGTCATTAGCACCAATGGCTCCACAGACGACAGCAAAACCAACCTGATCGTCAACTATCTGCCTCAGAACATGACCCAGGAAGAGTTCAAAAGTTTGTTCGGTAGCATCGGAGAGATTGAGTCTTGCAAGCTAGTCAGAGACAAGATAACAG GTCAGAGTTTGGGATATGGCTTTGTAAACTATGTGGATCCAAATGATGCAGATAAGGCCATCAACACACTCAATGGTCTCAAACTGCAGACTAAAACAATCAAG GTATCATACGCCCGGCCAAGCTCGGCTTCTATTCGTGATGCCAACCTTTACGTAAGCGGACTCCCCAAAACCATGAGCCAGAAGGACATGGAACAGCTGTTTTCCCAATACGGTCGAATCATCACGTCCCGCATACTAGTGGACCAAGTCACAG CAGGCATATCACGGGGAGTGGGCTTCATCCGGTTTGACAAGCGAAACGAAGCAGAGGAGGCCATCAAGGGACTGAACGGACAGAAGCCTTTGGGTGCCGCCGAGCCCATCACTGTCAAGTTCGCCAACAACCCCAGCCAGAAGACAGGCCAGGCCTTACTGACTCAGCTGTACCAGACTGCTGCCCGCCGCTACACGGGGCCCCTGCACCACCAGACTCAGCGCTTCAG ACTCGACAATTTACTAAACGCCAGCTACGGAGTCAAGAG TTCTCCTACTCTCTTCCCCAGATTCTCCCCCATCACCATTGACAGCATGACTAGCCTGGCCGGAGTCAACCTTACTGGTCCAACTGGAGCCGGTTGGTGCATCTTTGTATACAACCTGTCTCCCGAGGCGGACGAAAGCGTCCTGTGGCAGCTCTTCGGGCCCTTCGGCGCCGTCACCAACGTCAAGGTCATCCGTGACTTCACCACCAATAAATGTAAGGGCTTTGGCTTTGTCACCATGACCAACTACGACGAAGCCGCCATGGCTATCGCTAGCCTTAATGGCTATCGCCTGGGTGACCGCGTGCTGCAGGTTTCCTTCAAGACCAGCAAGCAGCACAAGGCctga
- the elavl3 gene encoding ELAV-like protein 3 isoform X18 has product MVTIISTMETQVSNGPSGTSLPNGPVISTNGSTDDSKTNLIVNYLPQNMTQEEFKSLFGSIGEIESCKLVRDKITGQSLGYGFVNYVDPNDADKAINTLNGLKLQTKTIKVSYARPSSASIRDANLYVSGLPKTMSQKDMEQLFSQYGRIITSRILVDQVTAGISRGVGFIRFDKRNEAEEAIKGLNGQKPLGAAEPITVKFANNPSQKTGQALLTQLYQTAARRYTGPLHHQTQRFSSPTLFPRFSPITIDSMTSLAGVNLTGPTGAGWCIFVYNLSPEADESVLWQLFGPFGAVTNVKVIRDFTTNKCKGFGFVTMTNYDEAAMAIASLNGYRLGDRVLQVSFKTSKQHKA; this is encoded by the exons ATGGTTACT ataaTCAGCACCATGGAAACCCAGGTGTCCAACGGTCCAAGCGGAACAAGTCTGCCTAACGGTCCAGTCATTAGCACCAATGGCTCCACAGACGACAGCAAAACCAACCTGATCGTCAACTATCTGCCTCAGAACATGACCCAGGAAGAGTTCAAAAGTTTGTTCGGTAGCATCGGAGAGATTGAGTCTTGCAAGCTAGTCAGAGACAAGATAACAG GTCAGAGTTTGGGATATGGCTTTGTAAACTATGTGGATCCAAATGATGCAGATAAGGCCATCAACACACTCAATGGTCTCAAACTGCAGACTAAAACAATCAAG GTATCATACGCCCGGCCAAGCTCGGCTTCTATTCGTGATGCCAACCTTTACGTAAGCGGACTCCCCAAAACCATGAGCCAGAAGGACATGGAACAGCTGTTTTCCCAATACGGTCGAATCATCACGTCCCGCATACTAGTGGACCAAGTCACAG CAGGCATATCACGGGGAGTGGGCTTCATCCGGTTTGACAAGCGAAACGAAGCAGAGGAGGCCATCAAGGGACTGAACGGACAGAAGCCTTTGGGTGCCGCCGAGCCCATCACTGTCAAGTTCGCCAACAACCCCAGCCAGAAGACAGGCCAGGCCTTACTGACTCAGCTGTACCAGACTGCTGCCCGCCGCTACACGGGGCCCCTGCACCACCAGACTCAGCGCTTCAG TTCTCCTACTCTCTTCCCCAGATTCTCCCCCATCACCATTGACAGCATGACTAGCCTGGCCGGAGTCAACCTTACTGGTCCAACTGGAGCCGGTTGGTGCATCTTTGTATACAACCTGTCTCCCGAGGCGGACGAAAGCGTCCTGTGGCAGCTCTTCGGGCCCTTCGGCGCCGTCACCAACGTCAAGGTCATCCGTGACTTCACCACCAATAAATGTAAGGGCTTTGGCTTTGTCACCATGACCAACTACGACGAAGCCGCCATGGCTATCGCTAGCCTTAATGGCTATCGCCTGGGTGACCGCGTGCTGCAGGTTTCCTTCAAGACCAGCAAGCAGCACAAGGCctga